The genomic DNA CATTAGCTAATGACAGTGTAAAAACAGTAATTGAGGGTAAAGAGATTAAGAAAGTGATTGCGGTTCCGCAAAAACTTGTTAATATTGTTGCGAAATAATTGAAAGGATGAGAAAGCGTGAAAGAGATCAGTGTCGATCAATTAAAAGAAATGATTATGAGCTCAGAACCTGTTCATGTCATCGATGTTCGTGAAGATGAAGAGGTTGCGATGGGAATGATTCCTGAAGCGGAGCATATTCCAATGAATAAGATTCCTGAAAAGCTCGAAGATTTTAATAAAAATACAACATATTATGTCGTTTGCGCTGGGGGCGTTCGAAGTGCAAAGGTTGTAGATTATTTAAATCAACATGATATTGATGCGGTCAATATCGAAGGTGGTATGCACGCATGGGGCGATGGGGGCTTAGAATATAAACGCATCTAATGATGTGTCGCTTCAAGGTGGACAGGGATAACGAAGGATTTTCCAGTGTTATCCTGTTTCCTACCTTATATAATTTAATATGATTATTAAAGAAGAGTTAAAAGACGAGTCTGGGACATAAATACCAAAATAAATAGCTCGAAGATGATTTTGATAAAAATCATCTTCGAGCTTCCTTTTTATTATCATGCTTCGTATTATATAGGCTCGCTTTCCGAGGGGACAGCCTCAGCCTGTAGTCTTCGGCTCGTCCTGTTCCCTCAGGAGTCTCGCTATAAATACTTCGCTTATATATATGTAATCATTCACCATTATACTTAAAAAAATAAGGCACTTTCGTATAATTTAATTCATCACAACAAAAACTAAACTAACGAGGTGCCTTATGTATAAAGATTATAACATGTCTCAATTAACTCTACCAATAGAAATATCTATTTTAATTCCTGATAAGGAAAAAATCCGAGATTTTTCGTTTTTTACGAAAACCTCGGATTTCATCGATTATTGAGACATTTTTGTTTCAGCCTCGTCTTTATTTTGGAATATTAAACAATGTAACAGTGATTATTCTACAAATCCTGCAAAGTAGCCTGCAACATAACCTGTTACCAATGCACTTGTTATATTATATCCCCCGGTGTAACCATGAATATCTAAAACTTCACCGCACAAAAATAAACCAGGTGCCAACTTTGATTCCATTGTGCTCGGTACAATTTCTTTAATATCAACACCGCCACCTGTGACAAATGCCTTTTCAAGGGGGAGGGTTCCATGTACATCGAAAGTAAAGGCTTTTAACAAATGCGTGAGTTCAGCCAATTTTTGTTGGCTTAAATGATGATAAGTCGTTTGAGGGTCAATGTTCGCTTCATCTATTATAAAAGATAAGTATCGTTCTTCGATAAGTCCCTTGAGTGCATTTTTAATATGTTTATCAGGTTGAGATTTTAATTTTTGTTCAATTTGTTGTTTTAATGCATCTTCTTTAACATCAGGAAAAGCATCAATTTGCATTTTAATATGTGTTTGGTGTTGTGCTTTTTGTTCATAATAGACGAATTGACTACATCTTAAAGCAGCAGGACCACTAATACCAAAATGAGTAAAGATCATATCCATTTGGTGAGTGATTCTTTTTTTACCATTTTTTCTTAATACTGAAAGCCCAACATTACTCAAGCTAAGCCCTTTTAATTGTTGCTTTTTAATAAAAGGGGCATTTGATTTAATAGGGACTTCAGTTGGGAAAAGTGGTGTAATATGATGACCCAATGCCGTAGCGAAACGGTAACCATCTCCAGTAGAACCTGTTTGTGGGACACTTGTGCCACCTGTTGCAATAATAATGGATTTAGCTTGATATGTTGTGCCATCTTGCAACTTGACTATAAAATAGCCTTCGTCTTGCTTTTCAACGGATGTCACCACATGTTGTTCTTTAATAGTGACATGATGATCATGAAGTGTTTTGATGAGTGCATCTAAAACATCTTGTGATTGATTCGATACCGGAAACATGCGTCCATGATCTTCTTCTTTTAAAGGCACACCCCGTGTTTCAAAAAAATCTATAATGGATTGATTATCGAAAATAGAAAAGGGACTATATAAAAATTTACCGTTTCCTGGTATGTTTTTAATGATCTCAGCATAGGGGAGACGATTCGTTACATTACAACGCCCTCCACCAGAGATTTTTAATTTGCGACCTAAACCTTTCTTTTTTTCTAGTAATAGGACGGACTTACCATGTTGGCTCGCTGATATTGCAGCCATAAGCCCACTGGGTCCACCGCCGATGACGATTGATTGATACATATTGTAAAAACCCCTTAAAGTTGATATTTTGATTTTAACATATCTTTATTCGGTGTATAATAACCATATTGTGTTATAATTTGAGTTTGAAAAATTGAAGAGTAGGTAGGTTGGCTATGAGTGAAAATAAGGAATTGGTAAGAGGAACTTTTTTACTCACATTAAGTATCCTCATTACTAAAGTTTTAGGTATCATTTATATTATTCCGTTTTATCGAATTATCGGTGGCGCCGATAATTTAGCGCCTTTTAACTATGCGTATGGGCCATACAATATCGCGATAGCGGTAGCGACAGCAGGTGTTCCGCTTGCAGCATCAAAATATGTGGCAAAGTATAACGCATTAGGCGCATATCGTGTCAGTCAAAAGTTATACAAATCGAGTTTTGTGGTGATGAGTATCACCGGTATTTTAGGCTTTTTAGCACTGTATTTGTTATCTCCAACAATTGCGTCAATAACAATTGCAAACAATACCGATCAAAAAGCAGGTTGGACAGTTGATCAAATAACATCTATTATTAGAACAATTAGTTTT from Staphylococcus schleiferi includes the following:
- a CDS encoding rhodanese-like domain-containing protein, which encodes MKEISVDQLKEMIMSSEPVHVIDVREDEEVAMGMIPEAEHIPMNKIPEKLEDFNKNTTYYVVCAGGVRSAKVVDYLNQHDIDAVNIEGGMHAWGDGGLEYKRI
- a CDS encoding NAD(P)/FAD-dependent oxidoreductase — its product is MYQSIVIGGGPSGLMAAISASQHGKSVLLLEKKKGLGRKLKISGGGRCNVTNRLPYAEIIKNIPGNGKFLYSPFSIFDNQSIIDFFETRGVPLKEEDHGRMFPVSNQSQDVLDALIKTLHDHHVTIKEQHVVTSVEKQDEGYFIVKLQDGTTYQAKSIIIATGGTSVPQTGSTGDGYRFATALGHHITPLFPTEVPIKSNAPFIKKQQLKGLSLSNVGLSVLRKNGKKRITHQMDMIFTHFGISGPAALRCSQFVYYEQKAQHQTHIKMQIDAFPDVKEDALKQQIEQKLKSQPDKHIKNALKGLIEERYLSFIIDEANIDPQTTYHHLSQQKLAELTHLLKAFTFDVHGTLPLEKAFVTGGGVDIKEIVPSTMESKLAPGLFLCGEVLDIHGYTGGYNITSALVTGYVAGYFAGFVE